A window from Bacteroidia bacterium encodes these proteins:
- a CDS encoding SPOR domain-containing protein encodes MPKIASIVHLENHIRFLLQENNCVVVPGLGGFLTHYQPARLIKTRQVITAPSKKIAFNEALQASDGLLINHIAKINGYTYAEAEEQVSKQVAGWREMLQNEGKVYLQEIGTCTLNDEGNIYFLPDPKAPNLLLDSFGMEEVEAIPVERQKTDISQHLQNAATIEAPTGDRKRKWGWAMAAAIIFIGFFLLVGGYLIFTKPDIQENLSGFFTGRTNDTEGAIQDEQPSTEESRPIISDAPEPQPDNRIVNDETLSDEPQMTGLENSDPLVDEPDLLTETAPVLEEDVYYIIGGSFSRQRNAEKLVRSLERKGYTPGIINTDFGHFRVSITKTSKAKEADSLLSIIRQKENSSAWILIN; translated from the coding sequence TTGCCAAAAATCGCCTCAATAGTGCATCTTGAGAATCATATCAGGTTCCTTTTACAGGAAAATAACTGCGTAGTAGTGCCAGGTTTGGGCGGGTTTTTAACCCACTATCAACCTGCCCGGCTTATAAAAACCCGCCAGGTTATCACTGCTCCATCCAAAAAAATTGCCTTCAATGAAGCGCTTCAGGCAAGCGATGGATTGTTGATTAACCACATTGCCAAAATAAACGGATACACTTACGCAGAAGCAGAGGAGCAGGTATCAAAGCAAGTGGCAGGATGGAGGGAAATGCTTCAAAACGAAGGAAAGGTATATCTGCAGGAAATAGGAACCTGCACGCTGAATGACGAAGGGAACATCTATTTTTTGCCGGATCCCAAAGCGCCAAATCTTTTGCTGGATTCTTTTGGAATGGAAGAAGTGGAGGCCATTCCCGTAGAACGACAAAAGACCGATATAAGCCAGCACCTGCAAAATGCAGCAACGATAGAAGCCCCCACGGGGGATCGCAAGCGCAAATGGGGTTGGGCCATGGCGGCAGCCATTATTTTTATTGGTTTTTTTTTATTGGTTGGCGGCTATCTCATTTTCACAAAACCTGACATTCAGGAAAACCTAAGCGGATTTTTTACCGGAAGAACGAATGATACCGAAGGCGCCATTCAAGATGAACAACCAAGTACGGAAGAAAGCCGCCCAATAATTTCAGACGCCCCCGAACCACAGCCAGACAATAGGATCGTGAATGATGAGACCCTTTCTGATGAACCACAGATGACAGGTTTGGAAAATTCAGATCCTTTGGTTGATGAACCGGATCTATTGACTGAAACCGCACCCGTATTGGAAGAAGACGTGTATTATATTATTGGAGGTTCCTTTTCCCGCCAGCGAAATGCTGAAAAATTGGTACGGTCGCTGGAGCGTAAAGGTTATACGCCCGGCATTATTAATACTGACTTCGGGCATTTCAGAGTTTCTATAACAAAAACCAGCAAGGCCAAAGAAGCAGACAGCCTCCTGAGCATTATCAGGCAAAAGGAAAATTCCAGCGCCTGGATACTAATAAACTAG
- a CDS encoding energy transducer TonB, translating into MQTSRNSIVTEEEQQLEKKNKRTSAIITAAFYASLLILFLFIGLTTPLPLPAEQGYLVQFGNESMGDNPVPDDAPAVSESQEIEDEQVQPEQASQQPVEDAVPEPIEDIVTQDVEDAPVIKPEEKKPEEKQPNEVTKEVIKPSDNPEETTSESDKQVDEQPKKPPRESNPAFEFPGQKSGEGGSGNRPDKPGDPDGSKESDQKGASGSSELGGEGINFSLTGRKMVKAPKINDETQVRGIVAVEIKVDKQGNVLSAKAILRGSTTTDTRLWQLAEKAAKETRFSPGSSTTPEEQFGTMHFNFQLR; encoded by the coding sequence ATGCAAACTTCACGGAATTCAATTGTAACAGAGGAAGAACAACAATTAGAAAAGAAAAATAAAAGGACTTCTGCCATTATCACCGCAGCCTTTTATGCTTCACTCTTAATCCTCTTTCTTTTTATTGGACTCACTACACCTCTGCCGCTTCCCGCAGAGCAGGGATATTTAGTGCAGTTCGGTAACGAAAGCATGGGCGATAATCCAGTGCCTGATGATGCACCTGCCGTTTCCGAATCGCAGGAAATTGAGGATGAGCAGGTACAGCCGGAGCAGGCATCTCAGCAACCTGTGGAAGATGCAGTTCCGGAACCTATAGAAGACATTGTAACCCAGGATGTGGAAGATGCGCCCGTAATAAAACCGGAAGAAAAAAAACCGGAAGAAAAGCAGCCTAACGAGGTAACAAAGGAAGTGATAAAACCTTCTGATAATCCGGAGGAGACGACTTCTGAATCAGATAAGCAAGTGGATGAACAGCCGAAAAAACCTCCCAGAGAGTCCAATCCGGCATTTGAGTTTCCCGGTCAGAAATCAGGCGAGGGCGGATCCGGTAACAGACCCGACAAACCGGGCGATCCTGATGGCAGCAAGGAAAGCGATCAGAAAGGAGCCAGCGGAAGCAGTGAACTCGGAGGCGAAGGCATCAACTTCAGCCTTACAGGCCGCAAAATGGTAAAAGCTCCGAAAATCAATGACGAAACCCAGGTGAGAGGAATTGTGGCAGTGGAAATTAAAGTGGATAAGCAAGGCAATGTGCTCTCCGCAAAAGCCATTTTAAGAGGCAGCACCACCACTGACACCCGCCTGTGGCAACTCGCTGAAAAGGCCGCCAAAGAAACCAGGTTCTCACCCGGAAGCTCCACCACACCCGAAGAACAATTCGGCACCATGCACTTCAACTTCCAGTTGAGATAG
- a CDS encoding mechanosensitive ion channel produces the protein MGANDAYELVTDKLYNWLETLIAMLPNLLLAVLIMVTFVFVAKLVRKLFVRLLGKVSQNESINQLVGTILYIAVMILGLFIALGILNLDKTVTSLLAGAGIIGLALGFAFQDIAANFMSGILMALRKPIRIGDVIESKEFFGTVQSISLRSTEVMTPQGQMILIPNKEVFQNAIINYSKLGKRRIDLEIGVSYGEDLEKVKQVTIEAISKLEEVDKDRAVEVMYTGFGDSSINFDARYWISFTRQVDYRSALSNGIMAVKKAYNENDITIPFPIRTLDFGIKGGEKLNEILDATELSKQRNGRQISEGTAKGGKD, from the coding sequence ATGGGAGCAAACGATGCCTACGAGCTTGTAACGGATAAACTGTACAACTGGCTGGAGACGTTGATTGCTATGCTGCCGAATTTGCTGTTGGCGGTGCTGATCATGGTCACATTCGTTTTTGTTGCCAAGTTGGTCAGGAAATTATTCGTCAGGTTGCTGGGAAAGGTGAGTCAGAATGAAAGCATTAATCAGCTTGTGGGAACCATCCTTTACATAGCTGTGATGATACTCGGCCTTTTTATCGCTCTTGGCATTCTGAATCTGGATAAAACGGTGACTTCTTTATTGGCCGGAGCCGGTATTATCGGTTTGGCGCTAGGGTTTGCATTTCAGGATATTGCGGCTAATTTCATGTCGGGTATTTTAATGGCGCTGCGAAAGCCAATTCGTATTGGAGATGTAATCGAATCAAAGGAATTTTTTGGAACCGTTCAAAGTATTAGTTTACGATCTACCGAGGTAATGACTCCACAGGGTCAAATGATCCTTATTCCAAACAAAGAGGTTTTTCAAAATGCCATTATCAATTATTCAAAATTAGGAAAGCGAAGGATTGATCTTGAAATCGGAGTATCATATGGTGAAGACCTTGAGAAAGTAAAACAGGTGACCATCGAAGCCATCAGCAAGCTTGAAGAAGTAGACAAGGACCGCGCTGTGGAAGTGATGTACACTGGATTTGGCGATAGCTCCATTAATTTCGATGCGCGCTACTGGATCAGCTTTACCCGCCAGGTGGATTACCGCTCAGCATTGAGCAATGGCATTATGGCCGTGAAGAAGGCTTATAATGAAAATGACATCACAATACCGTTCCCTATCAGGACCCTGGATTTTGGTATTAAAGGAGGGGAAAAGCTCAATGAAATATTGGATGCGACAGAACTCAGCAAGCAGCGTAATGGCCGTCAAATAAGTGAAGGCACCGCAAAAGGCGGGAAAGATTAA
- a CDS encoding MotA/TolQ/ExbB proton channel family protein yields the protein MIYKLILQIDTSAIGQSGEETLPLFELLLKGGWLMIPIFILAIAAVYIFIERYLTIKKAGEMEQNFMNKIRDMVVNGNIEGAIDLCRQHNTPSSRMIMKGLTRIGNPLKDIAASIENAANLEVFKLEKNLATLATISGAAPMIGFLGTVTGMIRAFYNLANAGNNIDPGMLAGGIYEALITTATGLAVGIIAYIGYNLLTAMIEKVVFRMEGVTVEFIDILHEPA from the coding sequence ATGATCTACAAACTTATCCTGCAGATAGACACTTCTGCAATCGGCCAGAGTGGCGAAGAAACCTTACCTCTTTTTGAATTGCTGCTGAAAGGCGGCTGGCTGATGATCCCGATCTTCATCCTGGCTATTGCTGCCGTCTATATTTTTATAGAGCGGTATCTCACCATCAAAAAGGCCGGAGAAATGGAGCAGAACTTCATGAATAAAATCCGCGACATGGTGGTGAATGGCAATATTGAAGGTGCCATAGACCTTTGCCGCCAGCACAATACGCCTTCATCACGAATGATCATGAAAGGGCTGACGCGTATCGGGAATCCGTTAAAAGATATTGCAGCCTCCATAGAAAATGCAGCAAACCTGGAGGTATTCAAACTCGAAAAGAATCTGGCCACACTGGCTACCATCTCTGGTGCTGCGCCTATGATCGGATTTTTGGGTACCGTAACCGGGATGATCCGCGCATTTTACAATCTTGCCAATGCGGGCAACAACATTGATCCGGGCATGCTGGCCGGGGGTATATATGAAGCCCTCATTACCACAGCAACGGGACTGGCCGTGGGCATCATTGCATATATCGGCTACAACCTGTTGACGGCTATGATCGAGAAAGTCGTTTTCCGTATGGAAGGCGTTACCGTTGAGTTTATAGACATTCTTCACGAACCTGCTTAG
- a CDS encoding o-succinylbenzoate synthase, whose translation MKASFTKYTLRFKQAAGTSKGVLNDKVSYFIFLEENGITGIGEASLIPGISPDDPGIMPGKLAEVCQHINSGISPLEVDDLNTFPSIRFALETARLDLKHGGMRQLFSSEFARGEQQLPINGLIWMAEPDKMLQQIQDRISEGFRVIKMKIGSLDFEQELKLLKQVRKEFSADEIEIRLDANGAFQKEDALSKLKELSEFKIHSIEQPIRQGQWQSMAKLCSASPIPIALDEELTGIIGSGMKQKLLQAIQPSYIILKLSLTGGFIAAREWIKAAEKENIGWWITSALESNIGLNAIAQFAAANDVTIPQGLGTGKLFVNNISSPLEIKNGFLYLNPEGSWDLSPVLSSEFREKQ comes from the coding sequence ATGAAAGCTTCATTTACAAAATATACGCTCCGCTTTAAACAAGCCGCTGGCACTTCCAAAGGTGTGCTGAATGACAAAGTCTCTTACTTCATTTTTCTGGAAGAGAATGGCATAACCGGTATTGGCGAGGCTTCTCTGATTCCGGGCATCAGTCCTGACGATCCTGGAATAATGCCGGGCAAGCTGGCTGAAGTATGTCAGCACATTAACAGCGGAATCTCGCCCCTTGAGGTGGACGATCTGAATACTTTTCCTTCTATTCGCTTTGCCCTGGAAACGGCCAGGCTGGATCTGAAACATGGCGGAATGCGGCAGCTATTCTCCAGTGAGTTTGCCAGGGGAGAACAACAGCTTCCTATCAATGGCCTCATCTGGATGGCAGAACCGGATAAAATGCTGCAACAAATACAAGACAGGATTTCAGAAGGCTTCCGCGTCATTAAAATGAAAATAGGATCCCTGGATTTTGAGCAGGAACTGAAACTGCTGAAGCAGGTTCGGAAAGAATTTTCGGCAGATGAAATTGAAATTCGCCTGGATGCGAACGGTGCATTTCAGAAAGAAGATGCGCTGAGTAAACTTAAGGAATTATCAGAATTTAAAATTCACTCAATAGAGCAACCCATCCGGCAGGGACAATGGCAAAGTATGGCCAAACTATGCTCAGCCTCGCCTATTCCCATAGCGCTTGATGAAGAGCTGACAGGAATTATCGGCTCCGGAATGAAGCAGAAGTTGCTCCAGGCGATTCAGCCTTCATATATCATTTTGAAATTATCGCTCACGGGAGGATTCATTGCAGCGCGGGAATGGATAAAAGCAGCGGAAAAAGAGAATATTGGCTGGTGGATAACCTCCGCCCTGGAGAGCAACATCGGGCTGAACGCCATTGCACAGTTTGCAGCCGCAAATGATGTAACGATCCCGCAGGGACTTGGAACCGGGAAATTGTTTGTCAATAATATTTCCTCTCCCCTCGAAATTAAAAATGGCTTTTTGTACCTGAATCCAGAAGGGAGTTGGGACCTTTCCCCTGTACTCAGTTCTGAATTTCGGGAAAAACAATAG
- a CDS encoding biopolymer transporter ExbD produces the protein MAIKKRSRVRAEFSMASLTDIIFLLLIFFMLTSSFVTPNALKLLLPKATGTTMTPQNVTVNITPDLEYIIDNEKVPLESLKNKMRQDLAAIPAPAEPAIVVNADKSVPIDYVVKVMVMANELNAKVILATEPE, from the coding sequence ATGGCTATTAAAAAAAGATCGAGGGTCAGGGCCGAATTCAGCATGGCATCTTTGACAGATATTATTTTTCTGCTGCTCATTTTTTTTATGCTGACCTCGTCATTTGTTACGCCCAATGCGCTGAAACTTCTTCTGCCAAAGGCAACCGGCACTACAATGACTCCCCAGAACGTAACCGTAAATATTACACCTGATCTGGAATATATAATAGACAATGAGAAGGTCCCGCTGGAGTCGCTTAAAAACAAGATGCGGCAGGATCTTGCTGCAATTCCGGCTCCGGCAGAACCGGCCATTGTGGTAAATGCCGATAAGAGCGTACCCATTGATTATGTGGTGAAAGTGATGGTAATGGCGAATGAACTAAACGCCAAAGTCATTCTGGCAACGGAGCCTGAGTAA
- the gmd gene encoding GDP-mannose 4,6-dehydratase, with product MSKSKVALITGVTGQDGAYLAELLLNKGYEVHGIKRRSSLFNTERIDHLYQDPHEKSVRFKLHYGDLTDSTNLIRIVQEVRPDEIYNLAAMSHVHVSFETPEYTANADAVGTLRLLEAVRMLGLSDKTKFYQASTSELYGKVREIPQTENTPFYPRSPYAVAKLYAYWIVVNYREAYGMFAANGILFNHESPIRGETFVTRKITRAAARIALGLQETVFLGNLSAKRDWGHAKDYVEAMWLMLQQEEAEDFVIATGKTTSVRDFVAMTFGELGFTIEFSGEGVAEKGYVSDVDTERLEHLGLTDTELKRGMEVVSIDPRYFRPTEVELLIGDATKANEKLGWKPKYELKALVKEMVHADLEVMKREKYLEKGGYQTLNYFE from the coding sequence ATGAGTAAATCCAAAGTTGCTTTAATTACTGGCGTAACCGGCCAGGACGGAGCCTATCTTGCCGAACTGCTGCTGAATAAAGGTTATGAAGTTCATGGCATAAAAAGGCGCAGTTCCTTATTCAATACCGAGCGTATTGACCATCTATATCAGGACCCTCATGAAAAATCGGTTCGCTTTAAATTGCACTATGGCGATCTCACTGACTCTACCAACCTGATCCGCATCGTGCAGGAAGTGAGGCCTGACGAAATATATAACCTGGCCGCCATGTCCCACGTTCACGTGAGTTTTGAGACACCGGAATATACAGCCAATGCCGATGCCGTAGGAACATTGCGCCTGCTGGAAGCCGTAAGAATGCTGGGGCTAAGTGATAAAACGAAGTTTTACCAGGCCTCTACCTCTGAGTTGTATGGCAAAGTCAGGGAAATTCCTCAGACGGAGAACACTCCTTTTTATCCGCGCTCGCCTTATGCCGTTGCAAAACTTTACGCATACTGGATCGTGGTAAATTATCGCGAAGCTTATGGAATGTTCGCAGCCAACGGCATTCTCTTCAACCATGAATCTCCTATTCGTGGTGAAACTTTCGTGACGCGTAAAATCACACGCGCAGCAGCCCGCATAGCGCTGGGATTACAGGAGACTGTTTTCCTGGGAAACCTGAGTGCAAAGAGGGATTGGGGCCACGCAAAAGACTACGTGGAAGCCATGTGGCTGATGCTGCAACAGGAGGAGGCGGAAGACTTCGTAATTGCCACTGGAAAAACCACTTCGGTTCGCGATTTCGTAGCCATGACTTTTGGCGAACTGGGTTTCACCATTGAGTTCTCAGGAGAAGGCGTAGCAGAAAAAGGATACGTCAGCGATGTTGATACAGAAAGGCTGGAACATCTAGGCCTGACAGATACAGAGCTAAAACGGGGAATGGAAGTGGTGAGCATTGACCCGCGATATTTTCGTCCTACCGAAGTGGAACTGCTCATTGGAGATGCCACAAAAGCAAATGAAAAACTCGGCTGGAAACCGAAATATGAATTGAAGGCCCTGGTAAAGGAAATGGTACATGCTGACCTGGAAGTGATGAAAAGAGAGAAGTACCTCGAAAAAGGAGGATATCAAACGCTTAATTATTTTGAATAA
- a CDS encoding GDP-L-fucose synthase: MEKSARIYVAGHRGMVGSAIVRLLNRKGYLNIITRTSAELDLRNQAATETFFEIEKPEYIFLAAAKVGGIMANNNYKADFIYDNIQLQNNIIHQSHQNGVKKLLFLGSSCIYPKFAEQPMKEDYLLTGKLEPTNEAYAIAKIAGIKMCQAYHDQYGSNFISVMPTNLYGPNDNYDLQNSHVLPALIRKFHEAKLANHREVEIWGTGSPKREFLHVDDLAAACLFLMEKYNEPEIVNIGTGKDISIKELALLVKDIVCFEGELKFDTSKPDGTPRKLLDVSKLTKMGFEAQISLRDGITRVYEDFKAQYADYAIN, encoded by the coding sequence ATGGAAAAATCAGCACGTATATATGTGGCAGGTCATCGCGGTATGGTGGGTTCGGCAATTGTCAGGCTGCTTAACAGGAAGGGTTATTTAAATATTATCACCCGCACTTCAGCCGAATTAGACCTGCGAAACCAGGCAGCAACAGAAACATTCTTTGAAATTGAAAAACCTGAATACATATTTCTGGCGGCTGCCAAAGTGGGCGGCATCATGGCCAACAATAATTATAAGGCGGATTTTATTTATGATAATATCCAGTTGCAAAACAACATCATCCATCAAAGCCATCAAAATGGAGTGAAAAAGCTTTTGTTCCTGGGAAGCAGTTGCATCTATCCCAAATTTGCGGAGCAACCTATGAAAGAGGACTACCTCCTCACTGGAAAACTGGAACCCACGAACGAGGCCTATGCCATCGCAAAAATTGCCGGCATTAAAATGTGCCAGGCTTATCATGACCAGTACGGCAGCAATTTTATCTCAGTGATGCCCACCAATCTTTACGGGCCAAACGACAATTACGATCTGCAGAATTCGCATGTACTGCCTGCACTCATCCGCAAATTTCATGAGGCTAAACTTGCAAACCACCGGGAAGTTGAGATTTGGGGCACTGGCTCCCCCAAAAGAGAATTTCTGCACGTGGATGATCTTGCGGCTGCCTGCTTATTCCTTATGGAGAAATATAATGAGCCTGAAATCGTGAATATTGGTACAGGAAAGGACATCTCCATTAAGGAACTGGCGCTGCTGGTAAAAGACATCGTGTGTTTTGAGGGTGAATTAAAATTCGACACCTCCAAACCGGACGGAACACCAAGAAAGCTGCTGGACGTAAGCAAGCTAACCAAAATGGGTTTTGAAGCACAGATTTCCTTGCGGGATGGAATTACCCGCGTTTACGAAGATTTTAAAGCTCAATACGCGGATTACGCTATCAATTAA